The sequence below is a genomic window from Flavobacterium keumense.
TCGGAGGCAAGACATTCGCCTTTTTTGCAACTGCGTTTCAAAGAAGTTTTTTGGTTCACTAATGCCGAAGAAAATCCCATTTTTCGTAAAGGATCAAAAACAGAATGTGATTGTGGACAATTGAAATCACCCATAAATATCAAATTCAGTTTTGAATATTCTTTTGGAAATAATTTGAAGTACTTAATCTCTCTTTCAGGTTGTTTACTTTTTGTGATGGCGTGAAATGAAACTGCTGTAAATTGTTTTTTTTGATATTCAAAAGTGCATAAATAAGGTTCTCGTTCCATTTCAATAGCATATTTTTTTTCGAGCCACGCTTTTCCTATTTTCTTTAACTGTGCCGTTTTCCAAAGAAACGCATAGCGTTCAGTTTTACTAGGGGTACTTGTGGTGGGATCACTTATGGTATAGTCCCAGTGACTACCTTTTCTATTGAGTTCGTCAGCGAGACGGGCAACCGCTTGTGCCCCTCCATCTCCAGCTACTACTTCTTGTAGGGCTACCAAATCATACTTGTTTAAAAGTGTTGCTATGTATGCTATTTCGGTATTGGATTTTGATTTACCAAAATTCTCTACATTCCATGAAATGAGTTTGATTTGGCTTAAGCCTGCAGAAGTAATACTAAGTAGTAATAGCGTAAAAAGTGTTCTCATTAAATGAAATTTGGGTTAGTCCAAAAATAGTTTTTTTGCCGCAAAGACACAAAGGCATTAAAAATAGTATTTTAAACAGAATATATTGATTTGAATGAATTTTTATAAATAATTTAATTCTGTAGTTTTGAATGTTGTAATCCAACAAAAAACCCCAATCTTTCGATTGAGGTTCCTATGTAAGTAAGTAATCTAAATTGAGTTGATAAAACGTTTATTTTACTTTATTAAGTATTGCTTTGAAAGCTTCTGGGTGATTCATAGCTAAATCAGCAAGAACTTTACGGTTCAATTCGATATTGTTAGCTTTAACTTTTCCCATGAATTGAGAATAAGACATTCCTTCTAAACGAGCTCCAGCGTTGATACGTTGAATCCATAAAGCACGGAAATTTCTTTTATTCACTTTTCTATCACGGTAAGCATAGCTCATCGCTTTCTCTACCGCATTTTTAGCAACTGTCCAAACGTTTTTACGTCTACCAAAGAAACCTTTGGCTTGTTTCATTATTTTTTTTCTTCGTGCTCTTTTAGCAACTGAATTTACCGATCTTGGCATAATTTTACATTTTTTTTGTAGTAGGCGTCCCGAATTAAATTAAGAGAACTTAAAGCCATACTCCATGGTTATTAAATTGTTTGTAACCTAAAGAATAAAATAGTTTTTGGTTGTTGGTTATCGGTTGTTTGAAATTCCATCAACTAATAACTTCCAATAATCAACTATTTAGATAATTCTTAATTGTTGTTTGATGCTTTTTTCATCTGTTGCGTGAACTAACGCAGAATGAGTCAAAGCCAATTTACGCTTTTTAGATTTTTTAGTCAAAATGTGACTTTTAAAAGCGTGCTTTCTTTTAATCTTTCCAGAACCAGTAACTTTAAAACGTTTTTTGGCGCTAGATTTAGTTTTCATTTTAGGCATTTTTTCCTAGTTTTTTAATTTATTTTACTTACTATCTTTGCGAGCTTGCGTAGCAATCTCAATATTTTTTTACTTAATGCTTATAAAAGCATTAAATGTGGATTATTTCTTTTTCTTAGGAGCAATGAACATAATCATTCTCTTTCCTTCAAGAACTGGCATTGCTTCAACTTTGCCATACTCTTCTAAATCAGTAGCTAATCGTAATAATAAAATTTGTCCTTGATCTTTATAGATGATTGAACGTCCTTTAAAAAATACAAAGGCTTTTAATTTTGCTCCTTCTTTTAAGAATTTTTCAGCATTCTTTTTCTTAAATTCATAGTCGTGCTCATCAGTTTGAGGACCAAAACGAATTTCTTTGATGACTACCTGAGTTGATTTTGCCTTTAGGGCTTTTTCACGTTTCTTTTGTTCGTAAACAAATTTATTATAGTCAATAATTTTACAAACAGGTGGTTCCGCATTTGGTGAAATTTCAACCAAGTCTAATTCCAATTCATCAGCCAATCGTAAAGCCTCTGAAGTTTTATAAACTCCTGTTTCAACATTATCGCCTACAAGACGTACCTCTGGCACACGAATAAAATTGTTAATTCGATGTGCATCTTTTTTTTCTACTCGAGGTTGAGCACCTCTGTTACTTCTTATTGCTATGACTTTAAAAATTTAAGTTAAACTGTAAATACTTTTAATGTTTTATTGATTTCTTCGGTAACCATAGTTGCAAATTCTTCTATAGTAACCGTAACATTACCTTTACCTTCTTGACCATGACGACGAATAGAAACAGTTCCGTTTTTTTTTCTTCTTCACCCACAATAAGCATGAAAGGCAT
It includes:
- the rpmI gene encoding 50S ribosomal protein L35, which translates into the protein MPKMKTKSSAKKRFKVTGSGKIKRKHAFKSHILTKKSKKRKLALTHSALVHATDEKSIKQQLRII
- a CDS encoding endonuclease/exonuclease/phosphatase family protein yields the protein MRTLFTLLLLSITSAGLSQIKLISWNVENFGKSKSNTEIAYIATLLNKYDLVALQEVVAGDGGAQAVARLADELNRKGSHWDYTISDPTTSTPSKTERYAFLWKTAQLKKIGKAWLEKKYAIEMEREPYLCTFEYQKKQFTAVSFHAITKSKQPEREIKYFKLFPKEYSKLNLIFMGDFNCPQSHSVFDPLRKMGFSSALVNQKTSLKRSCKKGECLASEFDNMYFSKSKIKKLHSGIVLFYQNFQSLQQARTISDHCPIWMEFSLN
- the rplT gene encoding 50S ribosomal protein L20 produces the protein MPRSVNSVAKRARRKKIMKQAKGFFGRRKNVWTVAKNAVEKAMSYAYRDRKVNKRNFRALWIQRINAGARLEGMSYSQFMGKVKANNIELNRKVLADLAMNHPEAFKAILNKVK
- the infC gene encoding translation initiation factor IF-3, with amino-acid sequence MAIRSNRGAQPRVEKKDAHRINNFIRVPEVRLVGDNVETGVYKTSEALRLADELELDLVEISPNAEPPVCKIIDYNKFVYEQKKREKALKAKSTQVVIKEIRFGPQTDEHDYEFKKKNAEKFLKEGAKLKAFVFFKGRSIIYKDQGQILLLRLATDLEEYGKVEAMPVLEGKRMIMFIAPKKKK